Genomic segment of Corynebacterium urealyticum DSM 7109:
ACTGGGTTTCTGAGCTCCGGGGACTGCGGGGAATAGATAAGCCGGTGTCCGATTACGTATTGAGCCAGCAGGACGCCCCGGGTTTCCTAGACTCCTTCGAGTCGATGCTGATGGCCATGCTGCCGGGTTTCCACCGAGAGGGGAAGGGCTTCCTAAGCATCGGGGTCGGCTGCACCGGTGGTCACCACCGTTCCGTCGCGGTGACCGAGGAGGTCTCCGCCAGGTTGCGGGAGCGGGGAGTGGAGGTTCGTACCAGACACCGCGATCTGGAACGCGGCTGATGGCCGACGACGCACTGAACATTTCCTTCATCCCTTCGTTCCCCGTCGTGTGGGGAGCGCACACTGCTCATTGGGAAGTTGCATCTCATGTCTCATAACGATCGCCCCGAGGTCGGTAGCCCGACCACTCCACCCGCTGCGGAGGCGGGTGATAAGCCCCTCCAGCGTCTCGTATCGCTCGGCGGTGGCCACGGTCTTTTCGCCACCCTGCGCGCAGGCCGAACCATCGCGGATCACGTCACCGCCGTCGTGACCGTCGCTGACGACGGCGGTTCCTCGGGACGTATGCGCCGAGAACTGGATTGCCTGCCCCCGGGGGATCTGCGCATGGCGCTGGCAGCATTGACCCAGGACAGCGATGAGGGACGCTTCTGGGAGGAGGTCATTCAGCATCGCTTCGGCGGGCAGGGCGCGCTCAACGGGCACGCGGTAGGAAACTTCCTCATCACCGGGATCTCCCAGGTCTTGGGCGACGACATCGCCGCCCTGGATACCCTCGCGAAAATGCTGGGGGTCCGCGGCCGAGTGCTGCCGATGAGTACCGAGCCTCTGGACTTGGAGGCGGATGTGTTGGGGTTGGCGAAGGACCCCCGAGAAAGCGTGCAGGTGCGTGGCCAGGTGGCCGTGGCCACGACGATCGGCGAGGTGCGCCGGGTGCGTGTTCACCCAGCCAACCCGCCTGCCGCCGCACCGGCCGTGGCCGCGATTAAGGACGCCGACCTCATCACCCTCGGCCCCGGGTCGTGGTTCTCCTCGGTGATCCCGCACTTGCTGGTGCCGGGGATCGTTGAGGCCCTCAACGAATCGGAGGCCCCGACCGTGGTGGTTCTGAACCTGGTGGCAGAAGCCGGGGAGACAGCCGGTTTCTCCCAGGAGCATCATGTGCACATGCTGCACCAGCACGCCCGGGACCTGAACGTGGACTACATGCTCATCGACCAGTCCACCATGCCTGGCGGGACGTTGGGCACCCACATCGAACGCGCGGCGGCGTCCATGGGCGCCGAGCTGATCTGCGCGGACGTTCGAGAGGACGATAACCGGGGGCGCTGGACCGACCGCCACAAGCCCAAGAAACTGGCTGCCGCCCTAGCAGATATCGCCGCGAAGCATCGCGCAGGGTAGCACCGCCGGAACGCATGAAGCACCCGGTTCTAAGACAATGAGTAGAGGAAAGAGGTAAGCAAGCCGTGGCTCTCACCGCCGATGTGAAGGACGAGATCGCCCGCGTCAGCGTCGTTCGCGCCGAGGACATGAACGCCGAAGTGGCCGCACTGCTGCGCTATAGCGGTGCGCTGCATCTGGTCGCCGGCCAGATCGTGGTGGAGTCCGAGGTGGACAGTTCCGCGACGGCGCGGCGCTTGATGGAATTCGTCGAGCAGCTCTACCACCACGAGGCCCAGCTACAGATCATCGGCGCGGGCAACCTGCGCAAGAGCGCGCGCTACATCGTCAAGTGGATCAAGGGCGGCACGGAGATCGCCCGCCGTACCGGCCTGATCGACCGTGCGGGTCGCCCTGTGCAGGGGCTGCCGCGGACCATCATCGGCGGCCCAAAGTCCGCGTGTGTGGCAGCCTGGCGTGGTGCGTTCCTGGCGCGCGGCACCCTCACCGAACCCGGGCGCAGCTGTGCGCTCGAGGTCGCAACCCCCAGCAATGAGGCGGCACTCGCCCTCGTGGGCGCGGGG
This window contains:
- the whiA gene encoding DNA-binding protein WhiA encodes the protein MALTADVKDEIARVSVVRAEDMNAEVAALLRYSGALHLVAGQIVVESEVDSSATARRLMEFVEQLYHHEAQLQIIGAGNLRKSARYIVKWIKGGTEIARRTGLIDRAGRPVQGLPRTIIGGPKSACVAAWRGAFLARGTLTEPGRSCALEVATPSNEAALALVGAGRRIGVTAKTRETRGVHRVVVKDAESISALLTLMGAQATRLVWEERRMRREVRATANRLANFDDANLRRSARAAVAAAARADRALEILGEDVPTHLAEAGQLRVKHRQASLEELGQLASPPMTKDAVAGRIRRLLSMADKRAEELDIPDTHAAVTEDLFQDVE
- a CDS encoding gluconeogenesis factor YvcK family protein; protein product: MSHNDRPEVGSPTTPPAAEAGDKPLQRLVSLGGGHGLFATLRAGRTIADHVTAVVTVADDGGSSGRMRRELDCLPPGDLRMALAALTQDSDEGRFWEEVIQHRFGGQGALNGHAVGNFLITGISQVLGDDIAALDTLAKMLGVRGRVLPMSTEPLDLEADVLGLAKDPRESVQVRGQVAVATTIGEVRRVRVHPANPPAAAPAVAAIKDADLITLGPGSWFSSVIPHLLVPGIVEALNESEAPTVVVLNLVAEAGETAGFSQEHHVHMLHQHARDLNVDYMLIDQSTMPGGTLGTHIERAAASMGAELICADVREDDNRGRWTDRHKPKKLAAALADIAAKHRAG